One region of Oryza glaberrima chromosome 7, OglaRS2, whole genome shotgun sequence genomic DNA includes:
- the LOC127779522 gene encoding cytochrome b6-f complex iron-sulfur subunit, chloroplastic codes for MASTALSTASNPTQLCRSRASLGKPVKGLGFGRERVPRTATTITCQAASSIPADRVPDMGKRQLMNLLLLGAISLPTVGMLVPYGAFFIPAGSGNAGGGQVAKDKLGNDVLAEEWLKTHGPNDRTLTQGLKGDPTYLVVEADKTLATYGINAVCTHLGCVVPWNAAENKFICPCHGSQYNNQGRVVRGPAPLSLALVHADVDDGKVLFVPWVETDFRTGDNPWWA; via the exons ATGGCCTCCACCGCGCTCTCCACCGCCTCCAACCCTACTCAG CTGTGCAGGTCTCGCGCCTCGCTGGGCAAGCCCGTCAAGGGCCTGGGCTTCGGCCGGGAGCGCGtgccgaggacggcgacgaccatCACATGCCAGGCCGCGAGCAGCATCCCGGCTGACCGCGTCCCGGACATGGGCAAGCGCCAGCTGATGAACCTCCTCCTGCTCGGCGCCATCTCGCTCCCCACCGTCGGCATGCTCGTCCCCTACGGCGCCTTCTTCATCCCCGCCGG GTCCGggaacgccggcggcgggcaggtCGCCAAGGACAAGCTCGGCAACGACGTGCTTGCCGAGGAGTGGCTCAAGACACACGGCCCCAACGACCGCACCCTCACCCAGGGGCTCAAG ggtGACCCGACGTACCTCGTCGTGGAGGCCGACAAGACGCTGGCCACGTACGGGATCAACGCCGTGTGCACGCACCTTGGGTGCGTCGTGCCGTGGAACGCCGCCGAGAACAAGTTCATCTGCCCCTGCCACGGCTCGCAGTACAACAACCAGGGCAGGGTCGTCCGTGGACCTGCTCCCCTG TCGCTGGCATTGGTGCacgccgacgtcgacgacggcaaGGTTCTCTTCGTGCCGTGGGTGGAGACCGACTTCAGGACCGGCGACAACCCGTGGTGGGCGTAA
- the LOC127779521 gene encoding uncharacterized protein LOC127779521 yields MSSSASSTPRAGGGGSGGSQHTPPLPPAPHGNGHGGGGGGGGGAHVRLMCSFGGRILPRPGDHQLRYVGGETRIVSVPRAATFDALVAALAKVAPALFPAGGPSPALRYQLPQDDLDALISITSDDDVDNLIEEIDRFQGLAAASIKPPRLRLFLFASSPADHASAAAFGSVLSGAGGDSSSDQWFVDALNAPAPAPIERGRSEASSIISEVPDYLFGLDTTSDEPSPGPGGARPKVDTEMAHVEDDAPVLSRGTPPAPYVTESAPWPAPPPPYMTQQVYYVPVRPVHYLDPSSQGGYMPGPVYHIVGGGGSEARGDLYSTGGSVSAAAGVGGVYGVPHPMQPFPPMMYGHAPPPGAVVYSSEGKPPMEGGAHAS; encoded by the coding sequence ATgtcgtcgtcggcctcctccacccctcgcgccggcggcggcggcagcggcgggagccAGCACACGCCGCCACTGCCCCCGGCGCCGCATGGGAACGggcatggtggcggcggcggaggaggaggaggcgcgcacGTGCGGCTCATGTGCAGCTTCGGGGGACGCATCCTGCCGCGCCCGGGCGACCACCAGCTCCGCTACGTCGGCGGGGAGACCCGCATCGTGTCCGTCCCGCGGGCGGCGACGTTCGACGCCCTCGTCGCGGCGCTGGCCAAGGTCGCCCCCGCGCTCTTCCCGGCGGGCGGGCCATCCCCGGCGCTCAGGTACCAGCTCCCCCAGGACGACCTCGACGCGCTCATCTCCATCAcctccgacgacgacgtggacaACCTCATCGAGGAGATCGACCGGTTCcagggcctcgccgccgcctccatcaaGCCGCCACGCCTCCGCCTCTTCCTCTTCGCCTCCTCGCCCGCCGACCACGCCTCCGCGGCCGCCTTCGGCTCCGtcctctccggcgccggcggcgactcctCCTCCGACCAGTGGTTCGTCGACGCGCTCAACGCCCCCGCGCCTGCCCCCATCGAGCGCGGCCGATCCGAGGCCTCGTCGATCATCTCCGAGGTCCCCGACTACCTCTTCGGCCTCGACACCACCTCCGACGAACCCAGCCCTGGTCCCGGAGGAGCCCGCCCCAAGGTCGACACGGAGATGGCCCACGTCGAGGACGACGCGCCGGTTCTCTCGCGGGGGACGCCGCCTGCCCCGTACGTCACCGAGAGCGCGCCATggccggccccgccgccgccgtacatgACGCAGCAGGTGTACTACGTccccgtgcgcccggtccactaCCTCGATCCGTCTTCGCAGGGCGGATACATGCCGGGTCCAGTCTACCACATTGTCGGTGGCGGAGGAAGCGAGGCGCGGGGAGATCTCTACTCCACCGGGGGCagtgtctccgccgccgccggcgtcggcggcgtctaCGGCGTCCCGCACCCCATGCAGCCGTTCCCGCCGATGATGTACgggcacgcgccgccgcccggcgcggTGGTCTACTCGTCGGAGGGGAAGCCGCCGATggaaggtggggcccacgcctCGTAG
- the LOC127778245 gene encoding uncharacterized protein LOC127778245, which yields MERSLLAAVLLGVLAVAFPGAAAAVGTQPGAMEKATREPAPHVSLSCSPLFLCSCRSCCSRHRHQRRAALRPPHAPCCTRGAVHREAASTAQRCGRYRQGSPCRCLRRSRDTHKVHCHEESVAVAASDTSPRAPRTRRTSADTGERVRKPTSCRSSLPRGGGLRCTTASGRGRRGMHGECPRPTLLPCHRSRG from the exons ATGGAGCgctcgctcctcgccgccgtcctcctcggcgtgctcgccgtcgccttccccggcgccgcggccgcggtcgGGACCCAGCCGGGAGCCATGGAGAAGGCGACCCGCGAGCCCGCCCCTCACGTCTCCCTCTCCtgctcgcc CCTCTTCCTTTGCAG TTGCAGGTCGTGCTGCAGCAGACACCGCCATCAGCGTCGGGCAGCTCTCAGGCCGCCGCATGCTCCCTGCTGCAC GAGAGGCGCCGTCCACCGGGAAGCCGCCTCCACAGCTCAGCGGTGCGGACGGTATCGCCAGGGATCGCCTTGCCGCTGTCTCCGGAG GTCCCGAGATACTCACAAGGTCCACTGTCACGAGGAGtctgtcgccgtcgctgccagCGACACCTCGCCACGAGCTCCCAGGAC GCGTCGCACCAGCGCTGACACCGGCGAGAGGGTACGCAAGCCGACCAGCTGCCGCTCGTCGCTTCCTCGGGGAGGAGGTTTGCGATGCACCACAGCTAGCGGCAGAGGTCGTCGGGGCATGCATGGAGAATGTCCCAGACCGACCTTGCTGCCGTGCCATCGCAGCCGTGGTTGA